One genomic segment of Sanyastnella coralliicola includes these proteins:
- the accC gene encoding acetyl-CoA carboxylase biotin carboxylase subunit, producing the protein MFNKILIANRGEIALRVIRTCKEMGIKTVAVYSTADADSLHVRFADEAVCIGPAPSVDSYLKIPNIIAAAEITNSDAIHPGYGFLSENATFSRACQENGIKFIGASPENIDSMGDKASAKQTMKDAGVPTIPGSEGLLADLEQAIKNGNEIGYPVIMKATAGGGGKGMRICRDDDEVKEAWETTRREAGAAFGNDGMYMEKFIEEPRHIEIQIASDQTGKACHLSERDCSIQRRHQKLVEETPSPFMTDELREQMGQAAIRAAEAVKYEGVGTVEFLVDKNRNFYFMEMNTRIQVEHTITEEVVNYDLIKEQIKLAAGHPISGRNYYPKMHSIQCRINAEDPTKGFIPSPGGITDYHAPSGHGVRVDSHAYAGYRVPPFYDSMISKLITVAQTREEAIKKMQRALDEYIIEGIKTTIPFHQKLMKDEQFRAGNFTTKFMDDFEI; encoded by the coding sequence ATGTTTAACAAGATTCTGATCGCCAACCGCGGTGAGATTGCACTACGTGTAATCCGTACCTGCAAAGAGATGGGCATCAAGACCGTGGCAGTGTATTCAACTGCTGACGCTGATAGCCTTCACGTGCGCTTTGCAGACGAAGCTGTGTGTATTGGTCCAGCTCCAAGTGTGGATTCATACTTGAAGATCCCAAACATCATTGCTGCTGCAGAAATCACTAACTCGGATGCGATCCACCCAGGATACGGATTCCTTAGTGAGAACGCTACTTTCTCTCGCGCTTGTCAAGAGAACGGCATCAAATTCATCGGAGCCAGCCCTGAGAACATCGATTCAATGGGTGACAAAGCCTCGGCGAAGCAAACCATGAAAGATGCAGGTGTACCAACTATTCCTGGTTCTGAAGGACTACTCGCTGACCTCGAGCAAGCCATCAAGAACGGAAATGAGATCGGTTACCCTGTCATCATGAAAGCTACTGCCGGTGGTGGTGGTAAAGGAATGCGTATTTGTCGTGATGATGATGAAGTAAAAGAAGCATGGGAAACAACTCGTCGTGAAGCAGGCGCTGCCTTCGGTAACGACGGGATGTACATGGAGAAGTTCATTGAAGAACCTCGCCACATCGAAATCCAAATCGCTTCTGACCAGACTGGAAAAGCATGTCACCTTTCTGAGCGTGACTGTTCTATCCAGCGTCGTCACCAGAAGCTGGTAGAAGAAACTCCTTCTCCTTTCATGACTGATGAGCTTCGTGAGCAAATGGGTCAAGCTGCAATCCGCGCAGCGGAAGCAGTGAAGTACGAAGGAGTAGGTACCGTTGAGTTCTTGGTTGACAAGAACCGCAACTTCTACTTCATGGAGATGAATACACGTATCCAGGTAGAGCACACGATTACTGAAGAGGTCGTGAACTACGATTTGATCAAAGAACAGATCAAACTCGCAGCCGGACACCCAATCAGTGGACGTAACTACTACCCGAAGATGCACTCTATCCAGTGCCGTATCAATGCGGAAGACCCAACGAAAGGATTTATCCCTTCACCTGGTGGAATCACAGACTACCACGCTCCTAGCGGACACGGAGTTCGTGTTGATTCACACGCATACGCCGGATACCGTGTACCTCCATTCTACGATTCAATGATCTCGAAATTGATCACTGTAGCGCAAACGCGTGAAGAAGCGATCAAGAAAATGCAACGCGCACTCGACGAGTACATCATTGAAGGAATCAAAACAACGATTCCATTCCATCAGAAATTGATGAAAGACGAACAGTTCCGCGCCGGAAACTTCACCACGAAGTTCATGGACGATTTTGAGATCTGA
- a CDS encoding YceD family protein yields MNPFTAYHIPFLGLKAGVHTFDFVINESFFEEFEYSEISKGNFTVDLKLEKQSTMMVLDFSLEGKVEDTCDRCGKPVTLEVAHEDRLIVKYGDETKITEDEILVVSQAEHILELEQYLYEYAHLALPSRRVHEDEDECDQDALDLLDDLHEDDEDDDIDPRWEALKGLK; encoded by the coding sequence ATGAATCCTTTTACTGCCTATCATATTCCCTTCTTGGGTCTCAAGGCAGGTGTTCACACCTTTGATTTCGTGATAAACGAATCGTTCTTTGAAGAGTTTGAGTATTCTGAGATCAGTAAAGGAAACTTTACGGTTGATCTAAAGCTAGAGAAGCAAAGCACCATGATGGTTCTCGACTTTTCACTAGAAGGTAAGGTAGAAGACACCTGCGATCGATGTGGAAAGCCTGTTACCCTTGAGGTGGCTCATGAAGATCGTTTAATTGTCAAGTATGGCGATGAAACGAAAATTACCGAAGATGAAATCTTAGTGGTGAGTCAAGCGGAGCACATTCTCGAATTAGAACAGTATCTCTATGAATACGCACACCTGGCCTTGCCTTCACGACGTGTACACGAAGATGAAGATGAGTGCGACCAGGACGCTCTTGACCTCTTGGATGATCTCCATGAGGACGACGAAGACGATGACATTGACCCACGGTGGGAAGCATTAAAAGGATTGAAATAA
- the accB gene encoding acetyl-CoA carboxylase biotin carboxyl carrier protein — protein MNLNEIQDLIKFVAKAGVTEVEIEQKDFKITIKSDMPNKKGRRQDVEAQIMPVQMPVQGMPAMAMPAAPVPQPVAAAPAPAAAPAAAEPAAAEENSNYITIKSPMIGTFYRRPSPDKDNFIEVGQTIKPGDCVCIIEAMKLFNEIEAEVSGKVVKVLVDDSTPVEYDQPLIVIDPS, from the coding sequence ATGAACCTTAACGAGATTCAAGACCTGATCAAGTTCGTCGCGAAAGCAGGCGTAACTGAAGTTGAAATCGAACAGAAAGACTTCAAGATCACGATCAAGTCAGACATGCCAAATAAGAAAGGCCGCAGACAAGACGTGGAAGCGCAGATCATGCCTGTACAGATGCCTGTACAAGGAATGCCAGCAATGGCAATGCCTGCCGCTCCAGTTCCACAACCTGTGGCTGCTGCCCCTGCTCCTGCAGCGGCGCCTGCTGCGGCTGAACCTGCAGCGGCTGAAGAGAATTCAAACTACATCACGATCAAATCTCCAATGATCGGTACGTTCTACCGTCGTCCTTCACCGGACAAGGATAACTTCATTGAAGTTGGACAGACCATCAAGCCTGGAGATTGTGTGTGCATCATCGAAGCGATGAAGCTCTTTAACGAGATCGAAGCTGAGGTTTCAGGTAAAGTAGTGAAGGTATTGGTAGATGATTCTACACCAGTAGAGTACGACCAGCCTTTGATCGTTATTGATCCTTCGTGA
- the pdxA gene encoding 4-hydroxythreonine-4-phosphate dehydrogenase PdxA: protein MSKVENQVRVGITIGDPNGIGIETILKVFADQRMNEIVLPIIYGNTDILRFHRKVLDMGDVRLNSTSSAEEVNPKKINVVNVWDDKWEPTLGSPDKEAGAYAFKSLKAAVDDLASNKIDVLVTCPINKDTIQSDEFNFPGHTEYLASMANVEESLMFLVSDRMRIGVATGHVPLKDVSANLTKESIIKKLRLMHESLQRDFGVNRPKIAVLGLNPHAGDNGLLGTEELDIILPAIREVENEMFVKGPYGADGFFGTAAFQQFDGVLAMYHDQGLAPFKALAFDSGVNYTAGLPIVRTSPDHGTGYEIAGKGQANEGSLRAAIFTAIDVYKYRKVYREMTANPLR, encoded by the coding sequence ATGAGTAAAGTAGAGAATCAAGTACGTGTAGGGATTACGATCGGTGACCCGAATGGGATTGGAATTGAGACCATCCTAAAGGTCTTTGCTGATCAACGCATGAATGAAATCGTTCTTCCGATCATCTACGGAAACACGGACATCCTGCGTTTTCACCGCAAGGTGCTCGACATGGGTGATGTACGACTAAACAGCACTTCTTCAGCTGAAGAAGTCAACCCAAAGAAAATCAACGTTGTCAACGTTTGGGACGATAAATGGGAGCCAACCTTAGGTTCACCAGACAAAGAAGCAGGTGCCTACGCATTCAAAAGCTTAAAAGCCGCCGTTGACGATTTGGCCTCGAATAAAATCGACGTTTTGGTTACCTGTCCGATCAATAAAGACACGATTCAAAGCGATGAATTCAACTTCCCAGGGCATACTGAGTACCTGGCGAGCATGGCGAATGTAGAGGAGAGCTTGATGTTCCTTGTTTCAGACCGCATGCGTATTGGAGTGGCTACCGGACACGTACCATTGAAAGATGTCAGTGCGAACTTGACGAAGGAGTCTATCATCAAGAAGCTGCGCCTCATGCATGAAAGCTTGCAACGAGATTTCGGAGTGAATCGTCCGAAAATCGCGGTACTCGGCTTGAATCCGCACGCTGGTGACAATGGCTTATTGGGAACAGAAGAGCTCGACATTATCCTTCCGGCGATTCGTGAAGTAGAGAATGAAATGTTCGTAAAAGGACCGTATGGCGCCGATGGATTCTTTGGTACAGCAGCGTTCCAGCAGTTTGATGGAGTGTTGGCTATGTACCATGATCAAGGACTGGCGCCGTTTAAGGCCTTGGCTTTTGACAGTGGTGTGAATTACACAGCCGGCTTGCCGATTGTACGCACAAGTCCGGACCACGGAACAGGATATGAGATCGCCGGAAAAGGACAAGCGAATGAAGGATCGTTACGCGCGGCCATCTTCACAGCGATTGATGTATATAAGTACCGCAAGGTATATCGAGAGATGACAGCAAATCCACTTCGCTAG
- a CDS encoding beta-ketoacyl-ACP synthase III produces the protein MAKNHAAITAVAGYVPDDILTNADLEKMVDTSDEWIRTRTGVEERHILKGEGKGTSVMAIEAVNKLLKKRGISADEIDLLICATVTPDMVFPATANIIANHVGATNAYSFDIMAACSGFIYALTTGAQFIESGKHKKVVVVGADKMSAIVDYEDRKTCVIFGDGAGAVLLEPDSEGHGVIDSILRSDGSGEEFLHMKAGGSRKPASAESVANKEHFVYQDGQPVFKAAVTSMADVSAEIMEKNNLQSEDVAWLVPHQANLRIIDATARRMGLTNERVMINIQRYGNTTAATIPLCLNDWETKLKKGENIVLSAFGGGFTWGAVYLKWAYDGASVNQ, from the coding sequence ATGGCTAAAAATCACGCGGCAATTACAGCGGTAGCAGGGTATGTACCAGATGACATCCTGACAAACGCTGACCTGGAAAAGATGGTAGACACTTCTGACGAATGGATCCGTACACGGACCGGAGTCGAAGAACGTCACATTCTAAAAGGAGAAGGAAAAGGAACCTCTGTGATGGCGATCGAAGCTGTCAACAAGCTCCTCAAGAAGCGCGGCATTTCTGCCGATGAGATCGACTTGCTGATCTGCGCAACAGTAACCCCTGACATGGTATTCCCGGCAACTGCCAATATCATCGCTAACCACGTTGGAGCCACCAACGCGTATAGCTTTGATATCATGGCCGCTTGTTCCGGGTTTATTTATGCCCTAACCACAGGTGCTCAGTTCATTGAATCTGGCAAGCACAAAAAAGTAGTGGTTGTTGGTGCAGATAAAATGTCAGCAATCGTTGATTACGAAGACCGTAAAACGTGCGTCATCTTCGGTGACGGTGCTGGAGCAGTGCTGCTTGAACCAGATTCAGAAGGACATGGAGTGATTGACTCTATTCTTCGTTCTGACGGTTCAGGTGAAGAGTTCTTGCACATGAAAGCAGGAGGTTCTCGTAAGCCAGCTAGCGCGGAATCAGTAGCGAACAAAGAACACTTTGTATACCAAGATGGTCAACCTGTATTTAAGGCAGCTGTGACAAGCATGGCTGACGTATCTGCAGAAATCATGGAGAAGAACAATTTGCAATCAGAAGATGTTGCTTGGCTGGTTCCACACCAAGCTAACTTGCGCATCATCGATGCAACTGCTCGTCGCATGGGATTGACCAACGAAAGGGTGATGATCAACATTCAGCGCTACGGTAACACTACCGCAGCTACAATTCCATTGTGCCTGAATGATTGGGAGACCAAATTGAAGAAAGGAGAAAACATCGTACTCTCAGCCTTTGGTGGCGGATTCACCTGGGGCGCGGTCTACTTGAAGTGGGCATACGACGGTGCGAGTGTAAACCAATAA
- the rpmF gene encoding 50S ribosomal protein L32 — translation MAHPKRKQSKARTAKRRTHYKAEAPEISTCQTTGQPHLRHQAHWYEGKLYYKGRVVMEKED, via the coding sequence ATGGCACATCCTAAACGAAAGCAATCGAAAGCACGTACGGCGAAGCGCCGCACACACTACAAGGCCGAAGCGCCTGAGATTTCAACTTGTCAAACGACAGGTCAACCACACCTACGTCACCAGGCGCACTGGTACGAGGGTAAGCTCTATTACAAGGGCCGCGTGGTTATGGAAAAAGAAGATTAA
- a CDS encoding leucyl aminopeptidase family protein, which translates to MGITLKVLRKIPSNAMVFHLLDGKSVPKEFSKEATKQVKNGLKKKQSMITFVEDGDVRYAFSVGSIDSANEKEALRVAGSSASALAIKQKASKLTFVNHTGDAEVSLLHAEGAKLTAYQFNQLLSDPGKKDHGFREIGLIDGDLNSKEVKDLNTLTDNVFWTRDLVNRPLSHLTATDLADAVEQAGKESGFDVNVLSKRKIQSLKMGGLLAVNKGSIDPPTFTIAEYKPANAVNKQPIVLVGKGVVYDTGGMSLKPTPMSMDFMKSDMAGAAMMAGSIKAIAELELPVHVIALLPATDNRPDGNAYVPGDVITMYDGTTVEVKNTDAEGRLLLADALAYAKKYDPELVMNAATLTGASVRAIGTYATSVMGTADDGEFKKLEAAAYDTYERVVRFPLWDEYGKELASDVADMSNLGRGEAGHISAGKFLQHFTDYPWIHFDIAGPSFLHAPQSYRTKGGTGVGVRLLVEFIKVRYEL; encoded by the coding sequence ATGGGAATTACGCTTAAAGTTTTGCGCAAAATTCCATCGAATGCGATGGTATTTCACCTCCTCGACGGGAAGTCAGTTCCGAAGGAATTCAGCAAGGAGGCGACAAAGCAAGTGAAGAACGGATTGAAGAAGAAGCAATCGATGATCACCTTCGTTGAAGACGGTGACGTTCGCTACGCTTTTTCAGTGGGGTCGATTGATTCAGCGAATGAAAAAGAAGCCCTTCGTGTAGCAGGGAGTTCCGCTTCGGCGCTAGCCATCAAACAAAAAGCCTCAAAACTGACCTTCGTAAACCACACAGGCGATGCCGAAGTATCATTGCTTCATGCCGAAGGTGCCAAATTGACGGCTTACCAATTCAATCAACTCCTTTCAGATCCGGGCAAAAAAGACCATGGGTTCAGGGAGATTGGATTGATCGATGGCGATTTGAACAGCAAAGAAGTCAAAGACCTCAACACCCTTACAGATAATGTCTTCTGGACGCGTGACTTGGTCAACCGTCCGCTTTCGCATTTGACGGCGACAGACCTTGCGGATGCTGTAGAGCAAGCCGGTAAGGAGAGCGGATTTGACGTGAATGTATTGTCGAAGCGCAAGATTCAGTCGTTGAAAATGGGTGGTCTATTGGCCGTAAACAAAGGTTCGATTGACCCTCCAACCTTCACCATTGCTGAATACAAGCCGGCCAATGCCGTAAATAAGCAACCGATTGTTTTGGTTGGAAAAGGTGTGGTTTACGATACGGGTGGTATGAGCTTGAAGCCAACGCCAATGTCGATGGACTTTATGAAGAGTGATATGGCAGGGGCGGCTATGATGGCTGGTTCTATTAAGGCTATCGCCGAATTGGAACTCCCTGTTCATGTGATTGCTCTTCTACCTGCTACAGATAACCGACCTGACGGAAACGCCTACGTACCTGGTGACGTGATCACGATGTACGACGGCACCACCGTAGAGGTGAAGAACACAGATGCAGAAGGACGTTTGCTATTGGCAGATGCCTTGGCATATGCTAAGAAATACGATCCAGAATTGGTGATGAACGCAGCTACCCTGACAGGAGCTTCTGTTCGTGCCATTGGAACTTACGCTACAAGTGTGATGGGAACTGCAGACGACGGAGAGTTCAAGAAACTCGAAGCCGCTGCCTACGATACTTACGAGCGCGTTGTACGTTTCCCTTTGTGGGATGAGTATGGGAAAGAGCTAGCCTCTGATGTGGCCGACATGTCGAACCTCGGTCGAGGAGAAGCAGGTCATATCTCTGCAGGGAAGTTCTTGCAGCACTTCACTGACTACCCATGGATTCACTTTGACATTGCTGGTCCTTCATTCTTACACGCTCCTCAATCTTACCGCACCAAAGGCGGAACAGGAGTTGGGGTTCGCTTGTTAGTTGAATTCATTAAAGTGCGCTACGAGCTATGA